One Nocardioides aromaticivorans genomic window carries:
- a CDS encoding Lrp/AsnC family transcriptional regulator: MADPLALDQVDIALLTALTEHPRAGDLELSRLTQVARATVQSRLRRMTEAGVIADWDPTLDVAAAGYEVQAYVTLEISQGALDEVSRDLAAIPQVLEAYVTTGSYDVLCRVATRSHPELQATLVRIDQSSSVVRSTSVMVLSVLIAPRVLPLLASADAAPSRRAPAYRS; this comes from the coding sequence ATGGCTGATCCGCTCGCCCTCGACCAGGTCGACATCGCGCTGCTCACCGCGCTGACCGAGCACCCGCGGGCCGGCGACCTCGAGCTGTCCCGGCTCACCCAGGTCGCGCGGGCGACCGTCCAGAGCCGGCTGCGACGGATGACGGAGGCCGGCGTCATCGCCGACTGGGACCCCACGCTCGACGTCGCCGCCGCGGGCTACGAGGTGCAGGCCTATGTCACCCTCGAGATCTCCCAGGGTGCGCTCGACGAGGTGAGCCGCGACCTCGCCGCGATCCCGCAGGTCCTCGAGGCCTATGTCACGACCGGCTCGTACGACGTCCTGTGCCGGGTCGCCACCCGCTCCCACCCCGAGCTGCAGGCGACCCTCGTCCGCATCGACCAGTCGTCGTCGGTCGTGCGCTCGACGAGCGTCATGGTGCTGTCGGTGCTCATCGCGCCCCGGGTGCTGCCGCTGCTGGCCAGTGCCGACGCGGCGCCCAGTCGCCGGGCTCCGGCCTACCGCAGCTGA
- a CDS encoding ATP synthase F0 subunit B produces MADDDFRLPGEPTHPGESAPEVGNDDDTTTRSASAAAEPAAEQSGEAPVERPSEPLTDPLPDPLPDPLDGSRPFADDEPEPRESRSLKEAWPIAGAPAPAAAPEAPAAESSDAPAAVLPSAQHFQDLIALRREAEESAAAALHERREATSQASRIIEEAMRASETLQSEARQDLERRRSTAEAEAAAILERARAEAAEIVRAGESDVREAQRLRLEASAERERINTELERIRRTAQEELFAEANRHAARMDEIRTRVLHGVEAITGGLREPARDALPAISPAPEPRAADVRQPDSHTHDDARPKPADAAPADATFTVGAPPAPEPATEPDPAPAAFWGTPDPSPATQVTPSVTPSVTPPPGIPADAPITPYTPAASDGSAARDAVDERVDRGKRGWRSRRS; encoded by the coding sequence ATGGCCGACGACGACTTCCGCCTGCCGGGCGAGCCCACCCACCCGGGTGAGTCCGCACCCGAGGTCGGGAACGACGACGACACGACGACCAGGTCGGCCAGCGCGGCGGCCGAGCCCGCCGCGGAGCAGTCCGGGGAGGCGCCGGTGGAGCGGCCGAGCGAGCCCCTGACCGACCCGCTGCCCGACCCGCTGCCCGACCCGCTCGACGGGTCGCGGCCGTTCGCCGACGACGAGCCGGAGCCGCGCGAGTCGCGCTCGCTCAAGGAGGCGTGGCCGATCGCCGGCGCCCCCGCCCCGGCCGCCGCACCCGAGGCTCCGGCGGCCGAGTCCTCCGACGCACCGGCCGCCGTACTGCCGTCCGCACAGCACTTCCAGGACCTGATCGCACTGCGCCGGGAGGCCGAGGAGTCCGCGGCCGCCGCGCTGCACGAACGCCGGGAGGCGACCAGCCAGGCCTCGAGGATCATCGAGGAGGCGATGCGCGCGTCGGAGACCCTGCAGAGTGAGGCGAGGCAGGACCTCGAGCGCCGTCGCTCCACCGCCGAGGCCGAGGCCGCCGCGATCCTCGAGCGGGCGCGCGCCGAGGCCGCCGAGATCGTCCGCGCCGGCGAGAGCGACGTCCGCGAGGCGCAGCGCCTGCGCCTCGAGGCGTCGGCGGAGCGCGAGCGGATCAACACCGAGCTCGAGCGGATCCGCCGCACCGCCCAGGAGGAGCTCTTCGCCGAGGCCAACCGGCACGCCGCCCGGATGGACGAGATCCGCACCCGGGTCCTGCACGGGGTGGAGGCGATCACCGGCGGGCTGCGCGAGCCGGCACGCGACGCGCTCCCGGCCATCTCCCCCGCTCCGGAGCCGCGGGCGGCCGACGTACGCCAGCCGGACAGCCACACGCACGACGACGCCCGGCCGAAGCCGGCGGACGCCGCGCCGGCGGACGCGACGTTCACGGTGGGCGCGCCTCCCGCTCCGGAGCCGGCCACCGAGCCGGACCCGGCTCCTGCCGCCTTCTGGGGCACGCCCGACCCGAGCCCGGCCACCCAGGTGACCCCGTCGGTGACGCCGTCGGTGACGCCGCCCCCGGGCATCCCGGCGGACGCCCCGATCACGCCGTACACGCCCGCAGCGAGCGACGGTTCCGCGGCCCGGGACGCGGTGGACGAGCGGGTCGACCGCGGCAAGCGTGGCTGGCGCAGCCGCCGCTCCTGA
- the hppD gene encoding 4-hydroxyphenylpyruvate dioxygenase, whose translation MSLQETLTSEERLAELDLDTLKQLVGLVEYDDREDPFPVTGWDAAVWAVGNATQSAHFFISAFGMELVAYSGPETGNRDHMAYVLKSGAVRFVIKGGVDPHSPLLDHHRKHGDGIVDIALEVPDVDKCIEHARSVGATVLEEPHDLTDDHGTVRVGAIATYGDTRHTLVDRSRYDGPYLPGYVARTSTFVKRDGAPKRLFQALDHIVGNVELGRMDDWVEFYRKVMGFTNMAEFIGDDIATDYSALMSKVVANGNHRVKFPLNEPAIAKKKSQIDEYLEFYDGPGAQHLALATNDILRTVDALRAEGIEFLNTPDSYYEDPELRARIGEVRVPVEELQKRGILVDRDEDGYLLQIFTKPLGDRPTVFFEFIERHGSLGFGKGNFKALFEAIEREQERRGNF comes from the coding sequence ATGTCCCTCCAGGAGACCCTGACCAGCGAGGAGCGGCTCGCCGAGCTCGACCTCGACACGTTGAAGCAGCTCGTCGGCCTCGTCGAGTACGACGACCGCGAGGACCCGTTCCCGGTGACCGGCTGGGACGCCGCGGTCTGGGCGGTCGGCAACGCCACCCAGTCGGCCCACTTCTTCATCTCCGCCTTCGGCATGGAGCTGGTGGCGTACTCCGGTCCGGAGACCGGCAACCGCGACCACATGGCCTACGTCCTCAAGAGCGGCGCGGTCCGGTTCGTGATCAAGGGCGGCGTCGACCCGCACAGCCCGCTGCTCGACCACCACCGCAAGCACGGCGACGGCATCGTCGACATCGCGCTCGAGGTCCCCGACGTCGACAAGTGCATCGAGCACGCCCGCTCCGTCGGCGCGACGGTCCTCGAGGAGCCGCACGACCTGACCGACGACCACGGCACCGTCCGGGTCGGCGCGATCGCGACGTACGGCGACACCCGCCACACCCTCGTCGACCGCAGCCGGTACGACGGCCCGTACCTCCCCGGCTACGTCGCCCGGACCTCCACCTTCGTCAAGCGCGACGGGGCGCCGAAGCGGCTCTTCCAGGCCCTCGACCACATCGTCGGCAACGTCGAGCTGGGCCGGATGGACGACTGGGTCGAGTTCTACCGCAAGGTCATGGGCTTCACGAACATGGCCGAGTTCATCGGCGACGACATCGCCACCGACTACTCGGCGCTGATGTCGAAGGTCGTCGCGAACGGCAACCACCGCGTGAAGTTCCCGCTCAACGAGCCGGCGATCGCGAAGAAGAAGTCGCAGATCGACGAGTACCTCGAGTTCTACGACGGTCCCGGCGCGCAGCACCTGGCGCTGGCCACCAACGACATCCTGCGCACCGTCGACGCGCTGCGCGCGGAGGGCATCGAGTTCCTCAACACGCCGGACTCCTACTACGAGGACCCCGAGCTGCGCGCCCGCATCGGCGAGGTCCGGGTCCCGGTCGAGGAGCTGCAGAAGCGCGGCATCCTCGTCGACCGCGACGAGGACGGCTACCTCCTGCAGATCTTCACCAAGCCGCTCGGCGACCGGCCGACGGTCTTCTTCGAGTTCATCGAGCGGCACGGCTCGCTCGGCTTCGGCAAGGGCAACTTCAAGGCGCTCTTCGAGGCCATCGAGCGCGAGCAAGAGCGCCGCGGGAACTTCTGA
- a CDS encoding homogentisate 1,2-dioxygenase: MAHYQRIGFVPPKRHTQHRADDGQLYFEELMGEEGFSSDSSLLYHRTIPSAVVEARVWDFPDLTTTPNHPLVPRHLTLHDLFDDSPDGAWTEVDAVTGRRLVLGNGDVRISYAVCGKASPLYRNGIGDECVYVESGTGLVETVFGVLEVGQGDYVILPRATTHRWVPTGREPLRLYAIEANSHITPPKRYLSRFGQLLEHAPYCERDLRTPAEPFLPDEQGPVEVFIKHRGPGPGGIAGTVHVVPDHPFDVVGWDGCLYPYVFNIADFEPITGRVHQPPPVHQVFEGNNFVVCNFVPRKVDYHPLSIPVPYYHSNVDSDEVMFYVGGDYEARKGSGIGQGSISLHPGGHAHGPQPGAYERSIGVEFFDELAVMVDTFRPLELGEGGQACDDGVYVTSWVRGQS; encoded by the coding sequence ATGGCCCACTACCAGCGGATCGGGTTCGTGCCGCCGAAGCGGCACACGCAGCACCGCGCCGACGACGGACAGCTCTACTTCGAGGAGCTGATGGGCGAGGAGGGCTTCTCCTCCGACTCCTCGCTGCTCTACCACCGCACGATCCCGTCGGCGGTCGTCGAGGCCCGGGTGTGGGACTTTCCCGACCTCACCACGACCCCCAACCACCCGCTCGTCCCCCGCCACCTCACGCTGCACGACCTCTTCGACGACAGCCCCGACGGCGCCTGGACGGAGGTCGACGCCGTGACCGGGCGCCGGCTGGTGCTCGGCAACGGCGACGTCCGCATCTCCTACGCCGTCTGCGGGAAGGCCTCGCCGCTCTACCGCAACGGCATCGGCGACGAGTGCGTGTACGTCGAGAGCGGCACCGGCCTCGTCGAGACGGTGTTCGGCGTGCTGGAGGTCGGCCAGGGCGACTACGTCATCCTGCCGCGCGCGACGACCCACCGTTGGGTGCCGACCGGCCGCGAGCCGCTGCGCCTCTACGCCATCGAGGCCAACAGCCACATCACCCCGCCCAAGCGCTACCTGTCCCGGTTCGGGCAACTGCTCGAGCACGCGCCGTACTGCGAGCGCGACCTGCGCACGCCGGCCGAGCCCTTCCTCCCGGACGAGCAAGGTCCGGTCGAGGTCTTCATCAAGCACCGCGGGCCAGGCCCTGGCGGCATCGCGGGCACGGTGCACGTCGTACCCGACCACCCGTTCGACGTCGTCGGCTGGGACGGCTGCCTCTACCCGTACGTCTTCAACATCGCCGACTTCGAGCCGATCACCGGCCGCGTCCACCAGCCGCCGCCGGTGCACCAGGTCTTCGAGGGCAACAACTTCGTGGTCTGCAACTTCGTGCCGCGCAAGGTCGACTACCACCCGCTGTCGATCCCGGTGCCCTACTACCACTCGAACGTCGACTCCGACGAGGTCATGTTCTACGTCGGCGGGGACTACGAGGCGCGCAAGGGCTCCGGCATCGGGCAGGGCTCGATCAGCCTGCACCCGGGCGGCCACGCGCACGGCCCGCAGCCGGGCGCCTACGAGCGGTCGATCGGCGTGGAGTTCTTCGACGAGCTCGCCGTCATGGTCGACACCTTCCGCCCGCTCGAGCTCGGCGAGGGCGGCCAGGCGTGCGACGACGGGGTCTACGTGACGTCCTGGGTCCGGGGGCAGTCGTGA
- a CDS encoding Glu/Leu/Phe/Val dehydrogenase dimerization domain-containing protein, which produces MKNLLDRFEAKAPEIVFEWHDSETEAKGWAVINSLRGGAAGGGTRMRAGLDRNEVESLAKTMEVKFTVSGPAIGGAKSGIDFDPSDPRREGVLARWFKAVTPLLKTYYGTGGDLNVDELHDVIPLTERYGLWHPQEGIVNGHFAADERELVQRVGMLRLGVSKVVEDPRYTPDRDAKYTIADMVTGWGVAESVVHYYATYGAASGQGLAGKRVIVQGWGNVGSAAAYYLSLVGARVVGIIDRDGGLMNPDGFTPEEVHALFVGKEGNALRADGLVPFAELDDAIWDMGAEIFLPCAASRLVTVEHVKRLVSGGLELISAGANVPFADPEIFYGPTYEFADQHVAVIPDFIANCGMARTFTLLMEGIGEVSDEMILGDVSRTIRTALEKCHERSPHPTLVAATALEIALDQLV; this is translated from the coding sequence ATGAAGAACCTCCTCGACCGCTTCGAGGCCAAGGCGCCCGAGATCGTCTTCGAGTGGCACGACTCCGAGACCGAGGCCAAGGGCTGGGCCGTCATCAACTCCCTGCGCGGCGGCGCGGCCGGCGGTGGCACGCGGATGCGCGCGGGCCTGGACCGCAACGAGGTCGAGTCGCTGGCGAAGACGATGGAGGTGAAGTTCACCGTCTCCGGGCCGGCGATCGGCGGCGCCAAGTCGGGCATCGACTTCGACCCGAGCGACCCGCGCCGCGAGGGCGTGCTGGCGCGGTGGTTCAAGGCCGTCACCCCGCTGCTGAAGACCTACTACGGCACCGGCGGCGACCTCAACGTCGACGAGCTGCACGACGTCATCCCGCTGACCGAGCGCTACGGCCTGTGGCACCCGCAGGAGGGCATCGTCAACGGCCACTTCGCCGCCGACGAGCGCGAGCTCGTGCAGCGTGTCGGCATGCTGCGCCTCGGCGTCTCCAAGGTCGTCGAGGACCCGCGCTACACGCCGGACCGCGACGCGAAGTACACGATCGCCGACATGGTCACCGGCTGGGGCGTGGCCGAGTCGGTCGTCCACTACTACGCGACGTACGGCGCCGCGTCCGGCCAGGGCCTCGCCGGCAAGCGCGTCATCGTGCAGGGCTGGGGCAACGTGGGCTCCGCGGCGGCGTACTACCTCTCGCTCGTGGGCGCCCGCGTCGTCGGGATCATCGACCGCGACGGCGGCCTGATGAACCCCGACGGGTTCACGCCCGAGGAGGTGCACGCGCTGTTCGTCGGCAAGGAGGGCAACGCCCTGCGCGCCGACGGGCTGGTCCCGTTCGCCGAGCTCGACGACGCGATCTGGGACATGGGTGCCGAGATCTTCCTGCCCTGCGCGGCCTCGCGCCTGGTCACCGTGGAGCACGTGAAGCGGCTCGTCTCGGGCGGCCTGGAGCTGATCTCGGCGGGCGCCAACGTCCCGTTCGCCGACCCGGAGATCTTCTACGGCCCGACCTACGAGTTCGCCGACCAGCACGTCGCGGTGATCCCCGACTTCATCGCCAACTGCGGCATGGCGCGCACCTTCACGCTGCTCATGGAGGGCATCGGCGAGGTCTCCGACGAGATGATCCTCGGCGACGTGTCGCGCACCATCCGGACCGCGCTGGAGAAGTGCCACGAGCGCTCGCCGCACCCGACGCTCGTCGCCGCGACGGCCCTGGAGATCGCGCTCGACCAGCTGGTCTGA
- a CDS encoding helix-turn-helix domain-containing protein gives MATWRATKGPLESGDARPRSVRLAVAANALALVQYDADDDVLDLQRITVDLGRRQVAGLQDEMLARSDTEAGRPVTTRLVRVLGQRAWGRAARASDTLTGGSAELRALCSEAALELLMVGPRDTAPAPALTSREDLLEAFATGDVLLWRRLVAAALAEPWAGRADEHLALLDQEQRPSEFDSVRALAAMARRIAEEDERRAVADHIRNTIASTGLTQREFATLVGTSPSRLSTYVTGSVTPSAAMLLRINRMAKRARVEAARAGSPGRSDEPA, from the coding sequence GTGGCGACCTGGCGGGCCACGAAGGGACCCCTGGAGTCCGGGGACGCCCGCCCGCGCTCGGTGCGCCTGGCGGTGGCCGCCAACGCCCTCGCGCTGGTGCAGTACGACGCCGACGACGACGTCCTCGACCTGCAGCGGATCACCGTCGATCTCGGCCGGCGGCAGGTCGCCGGCCTGCAGGACGAGATGCTGGCGAGGTCCGACACCGAGGCCGGCCGCCCGGTCACCACCCGACTGGTGCGCGTCCTCGGTCAGCGGGCCTGGGGACGGGCCGCGCGAGCGAGCGACACCCTGACCGGTGGCTCGGCCGAGCTGCGCGCCCTGTGCTCCGAGGCCGCCCTCGAGCTGCTCATGGTCGGCCCCCGCGACACCGCCCCTGCTCCCGCCCTGACCTCGCGGGAGGACCTGCTCGAAGCCTTCGCCACCGGTGACGTCCTGCTGTGGCGCCGGCTCGTCGCCGCCGCCCTCGCCGAGCCGTGGGCGGGCCGCGCCGACGAGCACCTCGCGCTCCTCGACCAGGAGCAGCGGCCGAGCGAGTTCGATAGCGTCCGCGCCCTCGCCGCGATGGCCCGCCGGATCGCCGAGGAGGACGAGCGCCGGGCGGTCGCCGACCACATCCGGAACACCATCGCGAGCACCGGCCTGACCCAGCGGGAGTTCGCCACGCTCGTCGGCACCTCGCCCTCGCGCCTCTCGACCTACGTGACGGGGAGCGTCACCCCCTCGGCGGCGATGCTGCTCCGGATCAACCGCATGGCGAAGCGCGCCCGCGTCGAGGCCGCCCGGGCCGGCAGCCCCGGTCGCTCGGACGAGCCGGCCTGA
- the fahA gene encoding fumarylacetoacetase has product MTNPTNDSELYGLTNLPYGVYSVDGSAPRGCTRLGDHVVDLGVLLGDATFEQPTLNAFLAQGKARWDEVRAAVTAALADGLPAAGTHPIDDVVLHLPFEVADYVDFYASEHHASNLGRLFRPDNPNPLLPNWKHLPVSYTGRAGSVVVSGTEVVRPCGQRKAPDAELPTFGPSVRLDIEAELGFVVGVGNEMGTPIATADADQHLFGVVLFNDWSARDIQAWEYVPLGPHLGKSFASTISPWVVPMAALDAARVDTPTQEPAVLPYLALDRPWGLDIDLEVEWNGEVVSRPPYSSMYWSPAQMLAHLTVNGAPTRTGDLFASGTISGPGKDQVGSFIERGEGFLEDGDEVVLRATAPGADGTRIGFGECRGRIAKARS; this is encoded by the coding sequence ATGACGAACCCGACCAACGACAGCGAGCTCTACGGGCTCACCAACCTGCCCTACGGCGTCTACTCCGTCGACGGCTCCGCCCCCCGCGGCTGCACCCGGCTCGGCGACCACGTCGTCGACCTCGGCGTGCTCCTCGGTGACGCCACCTTCGAGCAGCCGACGCTCAACGCCTTCCTCGCCCAGGGCAAGGCGCGCTGGGACGAGGTCCGGGCGGCCGTCACGGCAGCGCTGGCCGACGGCCTCCCCGCGGCGGGCACGCACCCGATCGACGACGTCGTGCTGCACCTGCCGTTCGAGGTGGCCGACTACGTCGACTTCTACGCCTCGGAGCACCACGCCTCCAACCTGGGCCGGCTGTTCCGCCCCGACAACCCGAACCCGCTGCTCCCGAACTGGAAGCACCTGCCGGTCAGCTACACCGGCCGCGCCGGCTCGGTGGTGGTCTCCGGCACGGAGGTCGTCCGCCCGTGCGGGCAGCGCAAGGCACCCGATGCGGAGCTGCCGACCTTCGGCCCGTCGGTCCGGCTCGACATCGAGGCCGAGCTCGGCTTCGTCGTGGGCGTCGGCAACGAGATGGGTACGCCGATCGCGACCGCCGACGCGGACCAGCACCTCTTCGGGGTGGTCCTGTTCAACGACTGGTCGGCGCGCGACATCCAGGCCTGGGAGTACGTCCCGCTCGGGCCGCACCTGGGCAAGTCCTTCGCCTCGACGATCTCCCCGTGGGTGGTCCCGATGGCCGCGCTCGACGCCGCGCGGGTGGACACGCCGACCCAGGAGCCCGCGGTGCTCCCCTATCTCGCCCTCGACCGGCCGTGGGGCCTGGACATCGACCTCGAGGTCGAGTGGAACGGCGAGGTCGTCAGCCGGCCGCCGTACTCCTCGATGTACTGGTCGCCCGCTCAGATGCTCGCCCACCTGACCGTCAACGGCGCCCCGACCCGCACCGGCGACCTGTTCGCCTCCGGCACCATCTCCGGCCCCGGCAAGGACCAGGTCGGGTCCTTCATCGAGCGCGGCGAGGGCTTCCTCGAGGACGGCGACGAGGTCGTCCTGCGCGCCACCGCGCCCGGCGCCGACGGCACCCGGATCGGCTTCGGCGAGTGCCGGGGTCGGATCGCGAAGGCCCGCTCATGA
- a CDS encoding phosphoenolpyruvate carboxykinase (GTP), translated as MVDVERTLDEAGLTNPHVREYVAHWANITGAERIEVVSAADDARLIQESLDAGELLPAGEGLYYSRSYYKDTARAEERTIVATSNEADKGVYNNWKPSAEMKPKLVELMTGASEGKTMYVIPYLMSPKGSPVEKFAAGVELTDNRNVVLQMIRMARVGVEYINDLGDSFVKAVHVTGDLENLGQGTPDDKRYFVTVADERTILHFGSSYGGNALLGKIAHGLRQGAYDGWKNGFLVEQFMLLGITDKQTGKKYNICGGFPSASGKTNLAMTLAPDALGDRYYVEFYGDDIAWIWVGDDGKLYGMNPENGVFGVAKDTNEKTNPTAIDSIVPGTGAIFTNVAYNAKTQEVWWEGKSEKPTDLDGWEDWKGDIIADRAPENADDPWAHPNSRFTTTLANVPNVAKDFEDPKGVEIHGIIFGGRTRDREPLIRAIRDVAEGVYDGLTLGAEATAAADGLEGVLRYDPMSMRPFMSYSEADYAAHWLEVLGRATTKPIFAHVNWFQRGEDGRFLWPGYRENLRPLNWLMEYLNGEVEGVQTPVGVLPKREELNLEGLDEQALADLDTILTIDVPRWQQEMGFREKHLAQFDGLPEEIWEAHRRVAQALDNA; from the coding sequence ATGGTTGATGTGGAGCGGACGCTCGACGAGGCGGGTCTCACCAACCCCCACGTTCGTGAGTACGTCGCACACTGGGCCAACATCACGGGTGCAGAGCGCATCGAGGTCGTGTCCGCGGCCGACGACGCGCGCCTGATCCAGGAGTCGCTGGACGCAGGTGAGCTGCTTCCCGCCGGCGAGGGTCTCTACTACTCGCGTTCCTACTACAAGGACACCGCGCGCGCCGAGGAGCGCACCATCGTCGCGACCTCCAACGAGGCCGACAAGGGCGTCTACAACAACTGGAAGCCCTCCGCGGAGATGAAGCCGAAGCTCGTCGAGCTGATGACCGGCGCCTCCGAGGGCAAGACGATGTACGTCATCCCCTACCTCATGTCGCCGAAGGGCTCGCCGGTCGAGAAGTTCGCCGCCGGTGTGGAGCTGACCGACAACCGCAACGTCGTCCTCCAGATGATCCGCATGGCGCGGGTCGGCGTGGAGTACATCAACGACCTGGGCGACTCGTTCGTCAAGGCCGTGCACGTCACCGGCGACCTGGAGAACCTCGGCCAGGGCACGCCCGACGACAAGCGCTACTTCGTGACCGTCGCCGACGAGCGCACGATCCTGCACTTCGGCTCGTCGTACGGCGGCAACGCGCTGCTCGGCAAGATCGCCCACGGCCTGCGCCAGGGCGCCTACGACGGCTGGAAGAACGGCTTCCTCGTGGAGCAGTTCATGCTGCTCGGCATCACGGACAAGCAGACCGGCAAGAAGTACAACATCTGCGGTGGCTTCCCGTCGGCCTCGGGCAAGACGAACCTCGCCATGACGCTGGCCCCCGACGCCCTCGGCGACCGCTACTACGTCGAGTTCTACGGCGACGACATCGCGTGGATCTGGGTCGGCGACGACGGCAAGCTCTACGGCATGAACCCGGAGAACGGTGTCTTCGGTGTCGCCAAGGACACCAACGAGAAGACCAACCCGACCGCGATCGACTCGATCGTCCCGGGCACCGGCGCCATCTTCACCAACGTCGCCTACAACGCCAAGACCCAGGAGGTCTGGTGGGAGGGCAAGAGCGAGAAGCCGACCGACCTCGACGGCTGGGAGGACTGGAAGGGCGACATCATCGCCGACCGGGCCCCCGAGAACGCCGACGACCCGTGGGCGCACCCGAACAGCCGCTTCACCACCACGCTGGCCAACGTGCCCAACGTCGCGAAGGACTTCGAGGACCCTAAGGGCGTCGAGATCCACGGCATCATCTTCGGTGGCCGCACCCGCGACCGCGAGCCGCTGATCCGTGCGATCCGCGACGTCGCCGAGGGCGTGTACGACGGCCTGACGCTCGGCGCCGAGGCGACCGCGGCCGCTGACGGCCTCGAGGGCGTGCTCCGCTACGACCCGATGTCGATGCGCCCGTTCATGTCGTACTCCGAGGCCGACTACGCCGCGCACTGGCTCGAGGTCCTCGGCCGGGCGACGACGAAGCCGATCTTCGCGCACGTCAACTGGTTCCAGCGTGGCGAGGACGGCCGCTTCCTGTGGCCGGGCTACCGCGAGAACCTCCGCCCGCTGAACTGGCTGATGGAGTACCTCAACGGCGAGGTCGAGGGCGTCCAGACGCCCGTCGGCGTGCTGCCGAAGCGCGAGGAGCTCAACCTGGAGGGCCTCGACGAGCAGGCCCTCGCCGACCTGGACACGATCCTGACGATCGACGTCCCGCGCTGGCAGCAGGAGATGGGCTTCCGCGAGAAGCACCTCGCCCAGTTCGACGGCCTGCCCGAGGAGATCTGGGAGGCGCACCGCCGCGTCGCCCAGGCGCTCGACAACGCCTGA